A window of Mycolicibacterium holsaticum DSM 44478 = JCM 12374 genomic DNA:
CCTACACAACCGAAACTCGTCGAGTTCTCTTCCCGCAGGTCACCGAGCATTTGTGCGGGTAACCGGTCACGCCGACTAGGCTCGTACCTCCGGCTTTCATCGGTAAACGAGTACGAGCCTAGTCGGCGTGACCGCGGTTACCCGCAGTTACCGCTGGTCGTCGGCGTGCCGGATTAGTCGCACAGCCCGACTTGGCGCGAGCCAACCCGCGCCGAAATGGCCATCGCTTGTGTAGCGACTACGACGTTGCCGCCTGCCCCAAAGCTCGAAGAACCCACATGAACGAACACTGGACCGGTTCCGGCACTCGTACCTCAGTCGGCGGCGTCAAGGCCGCCGGAACCACCGTCAACCACCTTCAAATTTACTGCGGTCGCGGGCGAACATAAGATCCTCGCGCCACATACCCAAGCAGCCTTCGGCTCATTGCGTGGAGCCTAGGAGAATCGAACTCCTGACATCTACCTTGCAAAGGTAGCGCTCTACCAACTGAGCTAAGGCCCCGTGATCGGTTCGGCCGGTGGGGCGGCCGCGACGTGCCACACCTCGACGCCGTGCCGGGACCGCCACACTGTGACGGCCGCCACCGCGGCGATTCCTGTGGCGGCCAACAGCGCCAGCCTCATGGTCTGAACCTTTCCGTGGGGCTAGGAGGACTCGAACCTCCGACCTCTTCGTTATCAGCGAAGCGCTCTAACCGCCTGAGCTATAGCCCCGTACGCCATCTGGCCGAGCGACGAGATTACCCCAAGGATAAGCCGCTACCCAAACTCAATCCCGATCGGCAAGCGTGACTTCCACCCCACCGACCAGGTCGGTGGTGAGGTTGTAGACGAACGCACCCACAGTGGCCATCGCGGTCAACAGCACGATGTTCACCAGGCCGACCAGCGCCGCCCCGCCGAAGATCGTTCCGCTGGACACCAACTCGCCGCCGGAGGTTCCGCTGGCGCTGGTGAGCAGATCACCGACGTTGCTGTTGAGCTTGCTCCACACGCCCATTCCGCCCAGCGCCAGGTACAGGAACGCGACGGCGATCATCCAGACGAAGAACAGCACGACCGACAGCACCAGCGACACCTTCAGCGTGCTCCACGGGTCGACCCGCCGGATCTGCATGCTGGCCCGGACCGTGCCGTGGTGACGGGCGCCGACCTGGATGCGGCTGGTGGGCCCCGCCGGGCGATTCGCCGGTTCGGCGGTGGGCCTTTCGGGTTTGCGCTGCGCGGGACGCGGCGTGGGCGCCGACAGGTCCGGCAGCTCGCTGCTGTAGGCCTCCGGCCGGCCCTGCCGGGTTTCCGGACCGCCCGGCCGAACATCGGGGGTGGTCTGGCGGGCGTCCGGCGCGGCCGGCCGAACATCGGGGGTGGTCTGCCGGGCGTCCGGCGCGGCCGGACGCGCGTCCGCACCGGGCTGGCGGGCCTCGGGGCCGGGGGAGTGCTGGGCTGGCGCTGAGTCGTCGTCACCCTGGCCCTCAGGTGCCTCGCCGCGGGCGTTGGGACCCCGCCCGGCGACGGGACGACGGCGGGGCGGGGCCTCCGGCGGCCGGTGCGACGCGCCCGCGGCGCGGGTTGCCGCGCCGCGCTGCCACGGCGGGGTGCCGCCGCGGTCGGTCACGCCCGGTCGCGACGCTGCCGCGCCCAGCGCGCCGCCGTCGTGGCCGGGCCCGCCGGTACCGTTGGCGCCCCCAAGACCATCGACCGCGCGCGGGTGTCCCGGCTCGTTCGGTGAACTCACCTACGGCTCCTCACTGGTCACGGGCGCTCAGGCTCCGGGGTCGGTATTGACCTCGTCGGTGCTGTCACCTTCCTCGGCGTTGCGCGCGATGGCAACCAGTGTGTCGCCCTCACCCAGGTTCATCAACCGGACGCCCTTGGTTTGCCGCCCGGCCTTGCGAACCTGGCGAGCCGCCGTCCGGATGACGCCTCCACCGGAGGTGATGGCGTACAGCTCTGTGTCGTCATCGACGATCAACGCACCAACTAGAGTGCCACGGCGTTTGTCGTACTGGATCGTCAGCACCCCTTTGCCCCCGCGGCCCTGCACCGGGTACTCCTCGATCGCGGTGCGCTTGGCGTAACCCCCGGACGTGGCGACCAGCAGATATGTGTCGTCACGGACCACGTTCAGCGATAACAGCGCGTCGTCGGCGTTGAAGCGCATGCCCTGCACACCCGAGGTGGCCCGGCCCATCGGGCGCAGCGCCTCGTCGGTCGCCGAGAACCGGATCGACTGGCCGTTGGCCGACACCAGCAGCAGGTCGTCCTCGGCCGAGCACAGCACGGCACCGACCAGTTCGTCGCCGTCACGCAGGTTGACCGCCACGATGCCGCCGGAGCGGTTCGAGTCGAAGTCGGTCAGCCGCGACTTCTTCACCAGGCCCTTACGGGTCGCCAGCACCAGGTACGGGGCGTCCTCGTAAGTCTGGATCTGGATCACCTGCGCGATGCGCTCCT
This region includes:
- a CDS encoding DUF3566 domain-containing protein encodes the protein MSSPNEPGHPRAVDGLGGANGTGGPGHDGGALGAAASRPGVTDRGGTPPWQRGAATRAAGASHRPPEAPPRRRPVAGRGPNARGEAPEGQGDDDSAPAQHSPGPEARQPGADARPAAPDARQTTPDVRPAAPDARQTTPDVRPGGPETRQGRPEAYSSELPDLSAPTPRPAQRKPERPTAEPANRPAGPTSRIQVGARHHGTVRASMQIRRVDPWSTLKVSLVLSVVLFFVWMIAVAFLYLALGGMGVWSKLNSNVGDLLTSASGTSGGELVSSGTIFGGAALVGLVNIVLLTAMATVGAFVYNLTTDLVGGVEVTLADRD